A single Xylanimonas cellulosilytica DSM 15894 DNA region contains:
- a CDS encoding NAD(P)/FAD-dependent oxidoreductase produces the protein MRTHVLVLGAGYAGVMAANRLTRRDDVDVTLVNPRDHFVERIRLHQLAAGTHDAVQPFARVLAPRVRVVVGEATAIDVDARRVRLTGREELGYDYLVYAVGSRGSDGGVPGAREHALPVSTFDDATRLRRVLDDDPGAPVVVVGGGPTGLECAAELAERGRAVTLVPGHEVAPYFREPARRVALRRLARLGVTVLAGAHVVRVRADGAVLDDGAVLDDGAVVPGRTLWAAGFEPSGLARSSGLRTDAAGRLLTDETLTSLDSDRIVAAGDAAAPSGVPQRMSCQAALPLGMRAADTVLARIAGVTPAALDNPFAGQCVSLGRAGAVVQLASTQDVARRAHVGGAVAVWVKEAVCRSTVGSLAREARRPGSTWLPSSRARRRVLARTAAAAPAVTPAPGAAKVDA, from the coding sequence ATGCGCACCCACGTCCTGGTCCTCGGCGCCGGATACGCCGGCGTCATGGCCGCCAACCGTCTCACCCGGCGCGACGACGTCGACGTCACCCTCGTCAACCCCCGCGACCACTTCGTCGAGCGCATCCGCCTGCACCAGCTCGCCGCGGGAACGCACGACGCCGTCCAGCCGTTCGCGCGGGTGCTCGCCCCACGGGTCCGCGTCGTCGTCGGCGAGGCCACCGCGATCGACGTCGACGCGCGACGGGTCCGGCTGACGGGGCGGGAGGAGCTCGGCTACGACTACCTCGTCTACGCCGTCGGCAGCCGGGGGAGCGACGGCGGCGTCCCCGGTGCTCGCGAGCATGCGCTGCCCGTGTCCACGTTCGACGACGCCACCCGCCTGCGGCGCGTGCTCGACGACGACCCCGGCGCACCCGTGGTCGTCGTCGGTGGCGGGCCCACCGGGCTGGAGTGCGCGGCGGAGCTCGCCGAGCGCGGCCGCGCCGTCACGCTCGTGCCAGGCCACGAGGTGGCCCCGTACTTCCGGGAGCCCGCGCGCCGCGTCGCGCTGCGGCGCCTGGCCCGGCTCGGGGTGACGGTGCTCGCAGGCGCCCACGTGGTGCGTGTGCGCGCCGACGGCGCAGTGCTCGACGACGGCGCAGTGCTCGACGACGGCGCCGTCGTGCCCGGGCGGACCCTCTGGGCGGCGGGGTTCGAGCCGTCCGGGCTGGCGCGGTCCAGCGGGCTGCGCACCGACGCGGCCGGCCGGCTCCTGACCGACGAGACGCTGACCAGCCTCGACTCCGACCGGATCGTCGCGGCGGGGGACGCCGCTGCGCCGTCGGGCGTGCCGCAGCGGATGAGCTGCCAGGCCGCGCTGCCGCTCGGGATGCGGGCCGCGGACACGGTGCTCGCCCGCATCGCGGGCGTGACCCCGGCGGCGCTCGACAACCCGTTCGCCGGGCAGTGCGTGTCGCTCGGCCGTGCGGGTGCCGTGGTCCAGCTCGCCTCCACCCAGGACGTCGCCCGCCGCGCGCACGTCGGCGGGGCGGTCGCGGTCTGGGTCAAGGAGGCCGTGTGCCGCTCCACCGTCGGGTCGCTCGCACGCGAGGCGCGCAGGCCCGGGTCCACCTGGCTGCCGTCGTCGAGAGCGCGTCGCCGCGTCCTCGCCCGCACCGCCGCGGCGGCACCCGCGGTGACACCGGCGCCCGGAGCCGCCAAGGTGGACGCATGA
- a CDS encoding RNA polymerase sigma-70 factor produces MTRVEQFEEHRRLLFSIAYRLLGSVGEAEDAVQETWLRWDASGVEPASPRAYLSTIVTRVALDVLRSARVRREQYPGPWFPEPLLEDPYEEPERAAELADSLSTAALLLLERLSPLERAVFVLHDVFGFGFDDVADTVGRTEAACRQLASRARRHMAEGRPRFEADRHASAALAARFFDALRLGDVDALREVLAADVQMVADGGGKGVLFGKGRFYGLDAVARVLAAMVELFGAVGGTFRVEEINGGPGAVLTDAAGRVGGAISLEIADGQIQAIRSVTNPDKLGHLGPVLEDGQAYLHEAMRRRREG; encoded by the coding sequence ATGACCCGCGTCGAGCAGTTCGAGGAGCACCGCCGCCTGCTGTTCTCGATCGCCTACCGGCTGCTCGGCAGCGTCGGCGAGGCCGAGGACGCCGTGCAGGAGACGTGGCTGCGGTGGGACGCGTCGGGCGTGGAACCGGCGTCCCCGCGGGCGTACCTGTCGACCATCGTCACGCGGGTGGCCCTCGACGTGCTCCGGTCGGCGCGCGTGCGCCGTGAGCAGTACCCGGGCCCGTGGTTCCCCGAGCCGCTGCTCGAGGACCCCTACGAGGAGCCCGAGCGCGCGGCCGAGCTCGCCGACTCCCTGTCCACCGCCGCGCTCCTGCTCCTCGAACGGCTGAGCCCGCTCGAACGCGCGGTGTTCGTGCTGCACGACGTCTTCGGCTTCGGGTTCGACGACGTCGCCGACACGGTCGGGCGCACCGAGGCCGCCTGCCGCCAGCTCGCGTCGCGGGCCCGGCGCCACATGGCCGAGGGCAGGCCCCGGTTCGAGGCCGACCGGCACGCGAGCGCCGCGCTCGCCGCCCGCTTCTTCGATGCGCTGCGGCTCGGCGACGTCGACGCCCTGCGCGAGGTGCTGGCGGCCGACGTCCAGATGGTCGCGGACGGGGGCGGCAAGGGCGTGCTCTTCGGCAAGGGCCGCTTCTACGGCCTCGATGCGGTCGCGCGGGTGCTCGCCGCGATGGTCGAGCTGTTCGGGGCGGTCGGCGGCACGTTCCGCGTCGAGGAGATCAACGGCGGCCCGGGCGCGGTGCTCACGGACGCGGCGGGCCGTGTCGGCGGGGCGATATCGCTGGAGATCGCCGACGGGCAGATCCAGGCCATCCGGTCGGTGACCAATCCCGACAAGCTCGGCCACCTGGGACCGGTGCTGGAGGACGGGCAGGCGTACCTGCACGAGGCGATGCGCCGTCGCCGGGAGGGCTGA
- a CDS encoding glycogen debranching N-terminal domain-containing protein — protein sequence MTAATTPLQPLLHALLVTLRAPSQVWCSPDGQVHAHGLHGVYHADVRVLSQAEVRVDGELPEAIAAGGTGPGTFEASVVLRGIDGPGADPTTLLRRRRTVTPGEVTEELEVSSGTDVPVSGRVSVHLASDLARTETVKQGLPTAPVAPEVTSDGVRWSDDGTVVDVTAPGAEIHADHAGATLMWDVRVTPGQPVTVGWSVRSEVTAVVHAPATPAPEWSVPQVEADDRRLPALVTRSLADLDGLRMSAGFAPDETFLAAGAPWFFTLFGRDSIWAARLLLPLGTDLARGTLRTLAARQGTRTDPATSEQPGKILHEVRSQELKGEGGMSLPPLYYGTVDATSLWVCLLHDAWRWGMARDDVEGLLPALDAALGWMRDHGDADGDGFLDYADTTGHGLSNQGWKDSGDSIQWKDGRLAEGPIALSEVQAYAHEAAVGAADLLDALGRPGSHEWRDWAAALKARFREKFWLHDGDGPYVAIALDRHGAPVDSVASNMGHLLGTGLLDPDEERAVAHRLVSDDMSSGYGLRTLSTTSRGYWPLGYHRGTVWTHDTAIAVVGLAKAGLGAEAGVLARGLLEAAPHFAFQLPELYGGNEVGDGPGPLPYPAACHPQAWSAASAVAILTAALGLDPAPDGGLRATPPTPSAVGALDVDGLRVGGRSFRVRASADGAARVEPAQVEAAG from the coding sequence ATGACCGCCGCGACCACGCCGCTGCAGCCCTTGCTCCACGCCCTGCTGGTCACGCTGCGGGCGCCCAGCCAGGTGTGGTGCTCCCCCGACGGGCAGGTCCACGCGCACGGGCTGCACGGCGTCTACCACGCCGACGTGCGCGTGCTCTCGCAGGCGGAGGTCCGCGTCGACGGGGAGCTGCCCGAGGCCATCGCGGCGGGCGGCACCGGCCCTGGCACCTTCGAGGCGTCCGTGGTGCTGCGCGGCATCGACGGCCCCGGCGCGGACCCGACGACGCTGCTGCGGCGGCGCCGCACCGTCACACCGGGCGAGGTCACCGAGGAGCTGGAGGTCTCCTCCGGCACCGACGTGCCGGTGTCCGGCCGCGTGTCCGTGCACCTCGCCTCCGACCTCGCCCGCACCGAGACGGTCAAGCAGGGCCTGCCGACGGCGCCGGTCGCACCCGAGGTCACCAGCGACGGCGTGCGCTGGTCCGACGACGGCACCGTCGTCGACGTGACCGCCCCGGGCGCCGAGATCCACGCCGACCACGCGGGCGCCACCCTGATGTGGGACGTGCGGGTCACGCCCGGGCAGCCGGTGACCGTGGGCTGGTCGGTGCGCTCGGAGGTCACCGCCGTCGTGCACGCCCCCGCCACGCCCGCCCCGGAGTGGTCGGTGCCGCAGGTCGAGGCGGACGACCGGCGCCTGCCCGCCCTGGTGACCCGTTCGCTCGCGGATCTCGACGGGCTGCGCATGAGCGCCGGGTTCGCCCCGGACGAGACGTTCCTGGCCGCGGGCGCCCCCTGGTTCTTCACGCTGTTCGGCCGGGACTCGATCTGGGCGGCCCGCCTGCTGCTGCCGCTGGGCACGGACCTGGCCCGGGGCACCCTGCGCACGCTCGCCGCACGCCAGGGCACCCGGACCGACCCGGCGACGTCGGAGCAGCCCGGCAAGATCCTGCACGAGGTGCGTTCCCAGGAGCTCAAGGGCGAGGGCGGCATGAGCCTGCCGCCCCTGTACTACGGCACGGTGGACGCCACCAGCCTGTGGGTGTGCCTGCTGCACGACGCCTGGCGGTGGGGCATGGCCCGCGACGACGTCGAAGGGCTGCTGCCGGCGCTCGACGCGGCGCTGGGCTGGATGCGCGACCACGGTGACGCCGACGGCGACGGGTTCCTCGACTACGCCGACACGACCGGGCACGGGCTGTCCAACCAGGGCTGGAAGGACTCGGGCGACTCGATCCAGTGGAAGGACGGTCGGCTCGCCGAGGGGCCCATCGCGTTGTCCGAGGTGCAGGCCTACGCCCACGAGGCCGCCGTCGGCGCGGCCGACCTGCTCGACGCGCTCGGGCGGCCCGGCTCGCACGAGTGGCGGGACTGGGCGGCCGCGCTCAAGGCCCGCTTCCGCGAGAAGTTCTGGCTGCACGACGGCGACGGCCCGTACGTCGCCATCGCGCTCGACCGGCACGGCGCCCCCGTCGACTCCGTGGCCTCCAACATGGGCCACCTGCTCGGCACGGGCCTGCTCGACCCGGACGAGGAGCGGGCCGTCGCGCACCGACTCGTCTCCGACGACATGTCCTCCGGGTACGGGCTGCGCACCCTCTCGACGACGTCGCGCGGGTACTGGCCCCTCGGGTACCACCGCGGGACGGTGTGGACCCACGACACCGCCATCGCCGTCGTCGGGCTGGCGAAGGCCGGGCTGGGAGCCGAGGCGGGGGTGCTCGCGCGCGGGCTGCTCGAGGCCGCGCCGCACTTCGCGTTCCAGCTCCCGGAGCTGTACGGCGGGAACGAGGTGGGCGACGGGCCGGGGCCGCTGCCCTACCCGGCGGCGTGCCACCCGCAGGCGTGGTCGGCGGCATCGGCGGTCGCGATCCTCACCGCGGCCCTCGGCCTGGACCCGGCCCCGGACGGCGGGCTGCGCGCGACGCCGCCCACGCCGTCGGCGGTCGGCGCGCTCGACGTCGACGGGCTGCGGGTGGGTGGGCGATCCTTCCGCGTGCGAGCGTCGGCCGACGGCGCGGCGCGGGTCGAGCCGGCGCAGGTCGAGGCGGCGGGCTGA
- a CDS encoding sugar ABC transporter substrate-binding protein — MAARHTRSLRTRKGRALAATIAGTAAVTLAACGGGGGFDDDGGGATDGGDGSAGGPITMLIGSSGDAETDAMTDALARFTEETGIVANLRLATDLNQQLAQGFAAGSPPDMFYVSTEGFPGWAANGSLYPYGDQLDADFYPALQESFTFDGQFFCAPKDFSTLALIINDSAWADAGLTEDDYPTTWDELTTVAQTLTTDTQAGLTFGPEWQRIGVFMNQAGGHLLDDAGSADVDTPENLEGLQFAKDLLTSGVASFPSAIDSGWGGEAFGSQRAAMTIEGNWIGGAMSNDFPDVEYTVVELPEGPGGKGTLQFTNCLGIAADSQQKEAAVELAKFLTTDETQMELARGFGVMPSVTTVADQWAEEFPEQQAFVAGGAYASGVPAIEGWTDVVGDFNAQIEGLTTGDPQAILRSVQSTFAAIAP, encoded by the coding sequence ATGGCTGCTCGACACACGCGGTCCCTGCGGACCCGGAAGGGCCGCGCGCTCGCGGCCACGATCGCCGGGACGGCCGCGGTCACGCTCGCCGCCTGCGGCGGCGGAGGTGGTTTCGACGACGACGGCGGTGGCGCGACCGACGGCGGTGACGGGAGCGCGGGCGGCCCGATCACCATGCTCATCGGCTCCTCAGGCGACGCCGAGACGGACGCCATGACGGACGCGCTCGCCCGGTTCACCGAGGAGACCGGCATCGTGGCGAACCTCAGGCTCGCCACGGACCTCAACCAGCAGCTCGCCCAGGGCTTCGCAGCGGGGTCCCCGCCCGACATGTTCTACGTCAGCACCGAAGGGTTCCCGGGCTGGGCCGCCAACGGCTCGCTCTACCCGTACGGCGACCAGCTCGACGCGGACTTCTACCCGGCGCTCCAGGAGAGCTTCACGTTCGACGGCCAGTTCTTCTGCGCGCCCAAGGACTTCTCCACCCTCGCCCTGATCATCAACGACTCCGCCTGGGCGGACGCCGGGCTCACCGAGGACGACTACCCGACGACGTGGGACGAGCTGACGACCGTCGCCCAGACGCTCACCACCGACACGCAGGCCGGCCTGACGTTCGGCCCGGAGTGGCAGCGCATCGGCGTCTTCATGAACCAGGCCGGCGGCCACCTGCTGGACGACGCGGGGTCCGCCGACGTCGACACGCCGGAGAACCTCGAAGGTCTGCAGTTCGCCAAGGACCTGCTGACCTCCGGCGTCGCGAGCTTCCCGTCGGCCATCGACTCCGGCTGGGGCGGCGAGGCGTTCGGCTCGCAGCGCGCCGCGATGACGATCGAGGGCAACTGGATCGGCGGGGCGATGTCGAACGACTTCCCGGACGTCGAGTACACGGTGGTCGAGCTGCCCGAGGGGCCGGGGGGCAAGGGCACCCTGCAGTTCACCAACTGCCTGGGCATCGCCGCGGACTCCCAGCAGAAGGAGGCCGCCGTCGAGCTGGCCAAGTTCCTGACCACGGACGAGACGCAGATGGAGCTCGCGCGCGGCTTCGGCGTCATGCCGTCGGTGACGACCGTCGCCGACCAGTGGGCCGAGGAGTTCCCCGAGCAGCAGGCCTTCGTCGCCGGCGGCGCGTACGCCTCCGGGGTGCCGGCCATCGAAGGCTGGACCGACGTCGTGGGCGACTTCAACGCCCAGATCGAGGGCCTGACCACCGGTGACCCGCAGGCGATCCTGAGGTCGGTGCAGAGCACCTTCGCGGCGATCGCGCCGTGA
- a CDS encoding carbohydrate ABC transporter permease — translation MTAATTGPTTQPRRRTPATGGRHGGQAAAGWLFVTPTIVILLLFMVIPIAMALWVSVSDWSGRGSPFSGSASFVGMRNYNDLLAGGGLPQRDFATSLRNNAYYVLLVVPTQTLLSLLLAVMVNQRILRARGAFRTAFYFPSVTSSVAITVVFLFLFTATGAVNRALSALSINGPNWIQDPRGLLHIILGSLGVERAPEALQASPFLGLSWWEWLAGPSVAMCIFIIMAIFTTSGTFMLLFIAALQNIEGEVEEAAMVDGATAWQRLWLVTVPMLRPTIFTVVTLGLIGTWQVFDQIFTGSRGAPAKTTLTPAFLSYQSSFISQRWGNGAAIAFILFAIIVVMTLIQRLVLRERDTVPKRKRFVLSSAQETKP, via the coding sequence GTGACGGCGGCAACCACGGGTCCGACGACGCAGCCCCGTCGTCGGACACCCGCGACCGGTGGCAGGCACGGGGGGCAGGCGGCAGCCGGCTGGCTGTTCGTCACGCCCACGATTGTGATCCTCCTGCTGTTCATGGTGATCCCGATCGCCATGGCGCTGTGGGTCAGCGTGTCCGACTGGTCGGGGCGCGGGAGCCCGTTCAGCGGGTCTGCGAGCTTCGTGGGCATGCGCAACTACAACGACCTGCTGGCCGGCGGCGGGCTGCCCCAGCGCGACTTCGCGACGTCGCTGCGCAACAACGCCTACTACGTGCTGCTGGTGGTGCCGACCCAGACGCTGCTCTCGCTGCTGCTCGCGGTGATGGTCAACCAGAGGATCCTGCGGGCCCGCGGGGCGTTCCGGACCGCGTTCTACTTCCCGTCGGTGACCAGCTCGGTCGCGATCACCGTCGTCTTCCTGTTCCTGTTCACGGCGACGGGTGCGGTCAACCGTGCGCTGAGCGCGCTGAGCATCAACGGGCCGAACTGGATCCAGGACCCGCGCGGGCTGCTGCACATCATCCTCGGGTCCCTCGGGGTCGAGAGAGCCCCCGAGGCGCTGCAGGCCTCCCCGTTCCTCGGGCTGTCCTGGTGGGAGTGGCTCGCGGGGCCGTCGGTGGCCATGTGCATCTTCATCATCATGGCGATCTTCACGACGTCCGGGACGTTCATGCTGCTGTTCATCGCGGCGTTGCAGAACATCGAGGGCGAGGTGGAGGAGGCCGCCATGGTGGACGGCGCCACGGCGTGGCAGCGGCTGTGGCTGGTCACCGTGCCGATGCTGCGGCCCACCATCTTCACCGTGGTGACGTTGGGCCTGATCGGCACCTGGCAGGTGTTCGACCAGATCTTCACCGGCTCGCGCGGCGCACCCGCCAAGACGACGCTGACCCCCGCGTTCCTGTCCTACCAGTCGTCGTTCATCAGCCAGCGGTGGGGCAACGGTGCCGCCATCGCGTTCATCCTGTTCGCGATCATCGTGGTGATGACGCTGATCCAGCGCCTGGTGCTGCGGGAGCGGGACACGGTGCCCAAGCGCAAGCGGTTCGTGCTGTCGTCGGCGCAGGAGACGAAGCCATGA
- a CDS encoding carbohydrate ABC transporter permease, with protein MSAGRWTSRAVLLHVVLGALALLYIYPFLISVATSFKTDAEAIANPLSLWPQTFTTAAYERLFLRSDFPLWFRNSVIVTVVVTLGRVMFSSAAGYALARLPFKGRGLVFSLVIGVMAVPGVVLLIPRFLVINQFGIYDTWAGIIIPLLVDAAGVFIMKNFFESIPTAVEEAARIDGAGTFRVFWSVVLPMARPALITIVILSFQGSWNELSHFIVASQRADLVTLTKGVATLASGALSQGSQFPLNLGAAVVMSIPVAILFFIFQKRIMNVSSGAVKG; from the coding sequence ATGAGCGCCGGCCGCTGGACCTCCCGGGCCGTCCTCCTCCATGTGGTGCTCGGGGCGCTCGCGCTGCTGTACATCTACCCGTTCCTGATCTCGGTCGCGACGTCGTTCAAGACGGACGCCGAGGCGATCGCGAACCCGCTGTCGCTGTGGCCGCAGACCTTCACGACGGCCGCCTACGAGCGGTTGTTCCTGCGCTCCGACTTCCCGCTGTGGTTCCGCAACTCGGTCATCGTGACCGTCGTCGTCACGCTCGGGCGCGTGATGTTCAGCTCGGCGGCCGGCTACGCGCTGGCACGGTTGCCGTTCAAGGGGCGCGGGCTGGTGTTCTCGCTGGTCATCGGCGTCATGGCCGTGCCCGGCGTCGTGCTGCTCATCCCGCGCTTCCTGGTGATCAACCAGTTCGGCATCTACGACACCTGGGCGGGCATCATCATCCCGTTGCTCGTCGACGCGGCCGGGGTGTTCATCATGAAGAACTTCTTCGAGTCCATCCCCACGGCCGTCGAGGAGGCGGCCCGCATCGACGGGGCGGGGACGTTCCGTGTGTTCTGGTCGGTGGTGCTGCCGATGGCCCGGCCGGCGCTGATCACCATCGTCATCCTGTCGTTCCAGGGGTCGTGGAACGAGCTGTCCCACTTCATCGTGGCCTCGCAGCGGGCCGACCTCGTGACCCTCACCAAGGGGGTCGCGACGCTCGCCTCCGGTGCCCTGAGCCAGGGCTCCCAGTTCCCGCTCAACCTGGGCGCGGCGGTCGTCATGAGCATCCCCGTCGCGATCCTGTTCTTCATCTTCCAGAAGCGGATCATGAACGTGAGCTCCGGCGCGGTGAAGGGCTGA
- a CDS encoding nitroreductase/quinone reductase family protein — MSAEQPDVIAGDRFAAAFNRAAAWLTRRGVSLLGSRLLEVRGRSSGEPRQTVVNLLRLDDGSTFLVAPRGITQWVKNVRALPDGQVVTVLGRHREEWVATEVTSPEAALPVLRHYLRRWAWEVGAFFPPGISAKSPDEDIVPLVGRKPVFRLTPRSG; from the coding sequence GTGAGTGCCGAGCAGCCCGATGTCATCGCCGGAGACCGGTTCGCCGCCGCGTTCAACCGGGCCGCCGCGTGGCTCACCCGCCGCGGGGTGAGCCTGCTGGGTTCCCGGCTGCTGGAGGTGCGCGGCCGCAGCTCCGGCGAGCCGAGGCAGACGGTCGTCAACCTCCTGCGGCTCGACGACGGGTCCACGTTCCTCGTCGCCCCGCGGGGCATCACCCAGTGGGTCAAGAACGTCCGGGCGCTGCCGGACGGGCAGGTCGTGACGGTCCTGGGCCGCCACCGCGAGGAGTGGGTCGCCACGGAGGTGACCAGCCCCGAGGCGGCGCTGCCCGTGCTGCGGCACTATCTACGCCGGTGGGCGTGGGAGGTGGGGGCGTTCTTCCCGCCGGGGATCTCGGCGAAGTCCCCGGACGAGGACATTGTGCCGCTGGTGGGTCGTAAGCCGGTGTTCCGGCTGACGCCCCGCTCCGGCTGA
- a CDS encoding HhH-GPD-type base excision DNA repair protein, whose translation MTALWLTGDAETDQLLDEDPFALLIGMLLDQQYPMEHAFAGPRKIRDRLGTLDPHAIADADPDEFVTLATTPPAIHRYGRSMAGRVQAVARAVVEDYDGDVTRIWTDPGAGGGAPTGAEVVARLHALPGFGEQKACIFLALLGKQRGVRPEGWREAAGHYGDEGSFRSIADVTSAEALGRVREFKKAAKAAARAKG comes from the coding sequence ATGACCGCGCTGTGGCTCACCGGTGACGCCGAGACCGACCAGCTCCTCGACGAGGACCCGTTCGCCCTGCTGATCGGGATGCTGCTCGATCAGCAGTACCCGATGGAGCACGCGTTCGCGGGGCCGCGGAAGATCCGTGACCGCCTCGGCACGCTCGACCCGCACGCGATCGCCGACGCCGACCCGGACGAGTTCGTCACGCTCGCGACGACGCCACCCGCGATCCACCGGTACGGGCGCTCCATGGCGGGGCGCGTCCAGGCGGTGGCCCGCGCCGTCGTCGAGGACTACGACGGTGACGTCACCCGGATCTGGACCGACCCCGGCGCGGGCGGCGGAGCGCCCACCGGCGCCGAGGTGGTCGCGCGGCTGCACGCCCTGCCCGGGTTCGGGGAGCAGAAGGCGTGCATCTTCCTGGCCCTGCTGGGCAAGCAGCGCGGCGTGCGGCCCGAGGGGTGGCGCGAGGCCGCCGGGCACTACGGGGACGAGGGGTCGTTCCGGTCGATCGCGGACGTCACCAGCGCCGAGGCGCTCGGCCGGGTGCGCGAGTTCAAGAAGGCCGCCAAGGCCGCGGCCCGCGCGAAGGGCTGA
- a CDS encoding DsbA family protein: MRTTVKKLAAVVGLTAMLALSGCASADEASSAHPVTDPAVGIAIDGTGKAVAPTEDAVVVEVFSDFLCPWCERFELEHGGDLLALADDDRFDVRWRPVAWLDRNAGGTEYSTRTAMLLVHVAQESPEHFWDTVAAIMSVRESGPTLTHAELADVVAAVGVEGDLVAVQSDDDLRDTVLAFSNEASSLEVRHVPWANIDGEQWDWSAEDAGSLLDAAHATLG, from the coding sequence GTGCGTACCACCGTCAAGAAGCTCGCCGCCGTCGTCGGCCTGACCGCGATGCTGGCGCTGTCCGGCTGCGCGAGCGCTGATGAGGCGAGCTCGGCCCATCCGGTGACCGACCCGGCCGTCGGCATCGCCATCGACGGCACCGGCAAGGCCGTGGCGCCGACCGAGGACGCCGTCGTGGTCGAGGTGTTCTCCGACTTCCTGTGCCCCTGGTGCGAGCGGTTCGAGCTGGAGCACGGCGGCGACCTGCTCGCCCTCGCCGACGACGACCGCTTCGACGTGCGCTGGCGCCCGGTCGCGTGGCTCGACCGCAACGCGGGTGGGACCGAGTACTCGACCCGCACCGCGATGCTGCTCGTGCACGTGGCCCAGGAGAGCCCTGAGCACTTCTGGGACACCGTCGCCGCGATCATGAGCGTGCGCGAGAGCGGCCCGACGCTGACCCATGCGGAGCTCGCCGACGTGGTGGCCGCCGTCGGCGTCGAGGGCGACCTGGTCGCCGTCCAGTCGGACGACGACCTGCGCGACACGGTGCTCGCCTTCTCCAACGAGGCGTCGTCGCTGGAGGTGCGCCACGTCCCGTGGGCGAACATCGACGGTGAGCAGTGGGACTGGTCCGCCGAGGACGCCGGCTCCCTGCTGGACGCCGCTCACGCCACGCTGGGCTGA
- a CDS encoding helix-turn-helix domain-containing protein: MILGTDTAGLLRRVREGAAMTQRELAQRAGVDQATIAGIETGRRMPSLPTLVRLAEAAGRQLRVEIEPLDADVAELVGDVDQVAQVRDAVGAALAYVFETGPEFDPPPYRVEGPAAVALLGAPMAKPPLHIALADTTHSVEWLTQRRNIRATVRVYRDDPAVDPWQTPLSIPPYSRSMSQEHGDEAYEETRDWLVEATRGRPFWVETTLGRARVRLAAAEEVARAVMVETAAGTFPVAPLESLVGDDATMERYLRVLRSGSQPSVA; this comes from the coding sequence ATGATCCTCGGGACGGACACGGCTGGGCTCCTGCGCAGGGTGCGCGAAGGTGCCGCGATGACGCAGCGCGAGCTCGCGCAGCGCGCCGGAGTGGACCAGGCGACGATCGCCGGGATCGAGACCGGGCGACGCATGCCGTCGCTCCCGACGCTCGTCCGCCTCGCCGAGGCCGCAGGCCGGCAGCTCAGGGTGGAGATCGAGCCGCTCGACGCGGACGTGGCGGAGCTGGTCGGGGACGTGGACCAGGTCGCCCAGGTGCGCGACGCCGTCGGCGCGGCTCTCGCCTACGTCTTCGAGACGGGCCCCGAGTTCGATCCCCCGCCGTACCGCGTGGAGGGTCCGGCTGCGGTCGCCTTGCTGGGGGCGCCCATGGCGAAGCCGCCTCTGCACATCGCCCTCGCCGACACGACGCACTCCGTCGAGTGGCTGACCCAGCGGCGCAACATCCGGGCCACGGTCAGGGTCTACCGGGACGATCCGGCCGTCGACCCGTGGCAGACCCCGCTCTCCATCCCGCCGTACTCGAGGTCGATGTCGCAGGAGCACGGTGACGAGGCCTACGAGGAGACCCGGGACTGGCTCGTCGAGGCGACACGCGGACGTCCGTTCTGGGTCGAGACCACGCTCGGCCGGGCGCGGGTGCGACTCGCGGCCGCGGAGGAGGTGGCCCGGGCGGTCATGGTCGAGACGGCTGCGGGAACGTTCCCCGTCGCCCCGCTGGAGTCGCTGGTCGGCGACGACGCCACGATGGAGCGCTACCTGCGGGTGCTGCGCTCCGGCAGTCAGCCCAGCGTGGCGTGA